The following proteins are co-located in the Dromiciops gliroides isolate mDroGli1 chromosome 2, mDroGli1.pri, whole genome shotgun sequence genome:
- the LOC122740751 gene encoding 60S acidic ribosomal protein P1-like: MAVSKLTCIYSALILHNNEVPVTEDKMNALIKAAGVNVEPFWPGLFAKALNNVNIASLICNVGVGGPAPAAGGAAPASTVAPAEEKKEEAKKEKPEESDDDMGFGLFD; encoded by the coding sequence ATGGCCGTCTCCAAGCTCACTTGCATCTACTCTGCTCTCATCCTTCACAACAATGAGGTTCCGGTCACGGAGGATAAAATGAATGCCCTCATTAAAGCAGCAGGTGTAAATGTTGAACCGTTCTGGCCTGGATTATTTGCAAAGGCCCTGAACAATGTAAACATTGCTAGTCTCATCTGCAATGTAGGAGTTGGTGGACCTGCCCCAGCAGCTGGTGGTGCTGCCCCTGCTAGCACAGTTGCCCCAgctgaggagaagaaagaggaagcaaaaaaagaaaagcccgaGGAGTCCGATGATGACATGGGCTTTGGTCTGTTtgactaa